The following are encoded in a window of Megalobrama amblycephala isolate DHTTF-2021 linkage group LG19, ASM1881202v1, whole genome shotgun sequence genomic DNA:
- the LOC125254046 gene encoding zinc transporter 1, with amino-acid sequence MARISTHKCMLVLTLTFLVCEIVVGRICRSLLIAVDSFHTLYVFIHLSLSALKHHPNSTSTTTGSSLPNISASEGPSPLYDEQHYRRMRLEPFGILISALLMASQCVSISLEILTHLVQPEAIQHPLLSIVVGGVSLLFNILVLAWRRKSSGMDEAADGINKCLMRNDPHSTSESKESALQDDALMFCNPEASSVLDPDQGSQDGSSELPNLSVIKPVSESNSGIGESSQEIIQPAEQLPEEPHHSTCTEHSVSQCIPKGSRFRRLQLGSISVVQDLLCSVLIVTNGLVLLLSEAHCHRPHSDCHLLVYMDAGFSTVGVLVLLSTALPKLHRYGLLVLQAPPLHLSVGQVRLCLSEVPGVLSVHELHVWQLSDALMVASLHVHCPDGLSAAECDDLMARVKAVLATFGIEHCTVQPEFLASDGSGAVRSVCSFCCGQECAEKLCCSPQGDDPHIPKTGSPVCVQEEKPCSPAPPCVDEIRDVIIENTYL; translated from the exons ATGGCGAGGATATCGACTCATAAGTGCATGCTGGTCTTGACCTTGACCTTCCTGGTCTGTGAGATTGTGGTCGGCCGAATCTGCAGATCCCTACTGATCGCGGTGGACAGCTTCCACACGCTCTATGTCTTCATACATTTGTCTCTATCCGCATTAAAGCATCATCCTAATTCTACCTCCACCACCACTGGTTCCTCCCTTCCAAACATCTCCGCTTCTGAAGGCCCGAGTCCTCTGTACGATGAGCAGCACTACAGAAGGATGCGTCTCGAGCCGTTTGGCATCCTGATCTCAGCTCTGTTAATGGCGTCTCAGTGCGTCTCCATTAGTCTGGAGATTCTCACTCACCTCGTGCAGCCAGAAGCCATTCAACACCCACTCTTGTCTATTGTGGTTGGAGGAGTTAGTCTGTTATTCAATATACTCGTGTTGGCCTGGAGAAGGAAGAGCAGCGGGATGGATGAAGCTGCTGATGGGATCAACAAGTGCCTGATGCGAAACGACCCTCATTCTACATCAGAAAGCAAAG AAAGCGCTCTCCAGGACGACGCACTGATGTTCTGCAACCCTGAAGCTTCTAGTGTTTTGGATCCAGATCAAGGCTCTCAGGACGGCTCTTCTGAGTTACCAAACCTCAGCGTCATTAAACCAGTTTCTGAGTCCAATTCCGGGATCGGTGAAAGTTCTCAGGAAATCATTCAGCCTGCAGAGCAACTTCCAGAAGAACCTCATCACTCCACCTGCACCGAACACTCTG TTTCCCAGTGTATCCCTAAAGGATCCAGGTTTAGAAGACTGCAGCTCGGCTCCATCAGTGTGGTCCAGGACCTTCTGTGTTCAGTGCTCATTGTGACTAACGGTCTGGTTCTCCTGCTCTCTGAAGCGCACTGCCATCGGCCTCACTCGGACTGTCATCTCCTGGTCTATATGGACGCAGGTTTCTCCACAGTGGGTGTGCTGGTGCTGTTATCCACGGCCCTGCCGAAGCTGCACCGCTATGGGCTGCTGGTTCTCCAGGCGCCGCCGCTGCATCTCTCCGTCGGTCAGGTGCGGCTTTGCCTCAGTGAAGTGCCGGGCGTGTTGTCGGTTCACGAGCTGCACGTGTGGCAGCTGTCAGACGCGCTGATGGTGGCGTCGCTGCACGTGCACTGTCCTGACGGGCTGAGCGCAGCAGAGTGCGACGATCTCATGGCGAGGGTCAAAGCAGTGCTGGCCACTTTTGGCATCGAGCACTGCACCGTGCAGCCCGAGTTCCTCGCCTCGGACGGTTCGGGAGCAGTGCGGTCAGTCTGCAGCTTCTGCTGCGGGCAGGAGTGTGCGGAGAAGCTCTGCTGCTCACCGCAGGGGGATGATCCCCATATTCCCAAGACGGGGAGTCCTGTCTGTGTCCAGGAGGAGAAACCCTGCTCTCCAGCGCCACCGTGTGTTGATGAGATCAGAGATGTGATTATTGAGAACACGTACCTGTGA
- the shkbp1 gene encoding SH3KBP1-binding protein 1 — translation MARIGDIIHLNVGGKRFSTSRQTLTWVPDSFFSSLLSGRISTLKDETGAIFIDRDPSLFAPILNFLRTKELHPRSIDVHLLMHEAEFYGITPLVRKLQLCDELDRSSCGNVLFNGYLPPPVYPVKRRNRHSVAGPQYMGGRAGPVERAPVRRSNTMPPNLGNAGILGRAVIEERVPGPVSDPGMVRIICGHHNWIAVAYAQFVVCYRVKESTGWQQVFTSPRLDWVIDRVALNAKVMGGSLGDNDKMVAVASGTEIILWAICPDGNGSEIGVFSLNVPVEALFFVGNQLIATSHTGKVGVWNAVTKHWQNQDVVPINSYDTAGSFLILGCNNGSIYYIDVQKFPLRMKDNDLLVTELYRDPTEDAITALSVYLTPKTSDSGNWIEIAYGTSSGTVRVIVQHPETVGSGPQLFQTFSVHRSPVTKIMLSEKHLISVCADNNHVRTWTVTRFRGMISTQPGSTPLTSFKILSLDDIDGHGGCAAGTEIGPYGERDEQQVFIQRVVPDTDKLYVRLSSNGKRVCEVRSVDGTSITSFVVHECEGSSRIGSRPRRYLFSGHSNGSIQMWDLTTAMEIAGKVDIKALGGPTEEELLELLDQCDLALTRTPDMSPAASLTHSSRNSMCSLQSQLCESSRAAAGFRGPVPLSGSLPRQAPLVPLGKPRELPPHLGLSQSSLASSGSNSPHPGRAPLEREKDRDGLGAIRRGSFVERCQERAKCSDTGGLDAGRRSLAVCSELEARLGLRIPSSFSALQAPCLSTPSSSSSSAASSMRRPAPAAPNTAPSPLSPARSQTPTSPRRPLTSPTSETPSNENVGGQESPASPSSTSPKPHMNETSF, via the exons ATGGCGAGGATTGGAGACATCATTCATCTGAACGTCGGGGGCAAAAG GTTCAGTACCTCCAGACAGACTCTGACATGGGTTCCTGACTCCTTTTTCTCAAG TTTATTAAGTGGACGGATATCAACACTTAAAGATGAGACTGGAGCA aTTTTCATAGACAGAGATCCGTCTCTGTTTGCTCCCATTCTGAACTTTCTGCGCACCAAAGAGCTTCATCCCAG GTCCATCGATGTTCACTTATTAATGCACGAGGCTGAGTTCTATGGGATTACGCCGCTGG TGCGGAAGCTGCAGTTGTGTGATGAGTTGGATCGCTCCTCCTGCGGGAACGTGTTGTTCAATGGATACCTGCCGCCTCCAG tgTACCCAGTGAAGCGCAGAAACAGGCACAGCGTGGCAGGACCCCAGTACATGGGTGGCCGTGCGGGGCCGGTGGAAAGAGCCCCTGTGAGGAGGAGTAACACAATGCCGCCCAACCTGGGCAACGCTGGCATACTGGGCAGAGCTGTCATTGAGGAGAGAGTGCCAG GTCCGGTCTCTGATCCAGGCATGGTCCGAATCATATGTGGTCATCATAACTGGATTGCTGTGGCGTATGCCCAGTTTGTGGTCTGTTACAG GGTTAAAGAGTCTACTGGATGGCAGCAGGTCTTCACCAGCCCTCGGCTGGACTGGGTGATTGACAGGGTGGCTCttaatgccaaggtcatgggcgGCTCGCTAGGGGACAACGATAAGATGGTTGCTGTGGCGTCTGGCACGGAAATCATACTGTGGGCTATCTGTCCTGATGGCAATGGCAGTGAAATTG GCGTGTTCAGTCTGAATGTGCCGGTGGAGGCTTTGTTCTTCGTAGGAAATCAGCTCATTGCCACCAGCCACACGGGCAAAGTGGGAGTGTGGAACGCTGTCACCAAACACTGGCAG AACCAGGATGTTGTTCCCATCAACAGTTATGACACAGCCGGATCTTTCCTCATTTTAGGATGTAATAATGGATCTATTTACTATATAG ATGTCCAGAAGTTTCCGTTGCGGATGAAGGATAATGATTTGTTGGTGACTGAGCTGTATCGAGATCCCACTGAAGATGCTATTACTGCTCTGAGTGTCTACCTGACGCCCAAAACAA GTGACAGCGGGAACTGGATCGAGATCGCGTACGGCACTAGTTCAGGCACAGTGCGGGTCATAGTGCAGCATCCAGAGACGGTGGGATCCGGTCCACAGCTCTTCCAGACCTTCTCTGTCCACCGCAGCCCGGTTACCAAGATCATGCTGTCTGAGAAACATCTCATCTCTG TGTGTGCAGACAACAATCACGTCCGGACGTGGACGGTGACGCGTTTCCGAGGCATGATCTCCACACAGCCTGGCTCCACCCCCCTTACTTCCTTTAAGATCCTCTCATTGGACGATATCGATGGCCATGGAGGCTGTGCTGCTGGCACTGAAATAG GCCCGTATGGGGAGCGTGACGAGCAGCAGGTGTTTATCCAGCGCGTGGTTCCTGACACTGATAAACTCTACGTAAGGCTCTCCTCCAATGGGAAGAG GGTATGTGAGGTGCGCTCAGTGGACGGGACGTCCATCACATCGTTTGTGGTGCATGAGTGTGAGGGATCCAGCCGCATCGGCTCTAGGCCCCGTCGGTACCTCTTCAGCGGACACAGCAACGGCAGCATCCAGATGTGGGACCTCACGACGGCGATGGAGATCGCTGGGAAAGTGGATATCAAAG CTCTCGGCGGTCCCACTGAAGAGGAGCTGCTGGAGCTTCTGGACCAGTGTGATCTGGCACTGACCCGAACGCCAGACATGAGTCCTGCcgcctctctcacacactcgtCTCGCAACTCTATGTGCAG TCTTCAGTCTCAGTTATGTGAAAGCAGCCGAGCTGCCGCTGGTTTCCGGGGCCCGGTTCCTCTCTCTGGTAGTCTGCCTCGTCAGGCGCCTTTGGTTCCTCTCGGTAAACCCCGCGAGCTGCCGCCACACCTCGGCCTCAGCCAGTCCTCTCTCGCCAGCAGCGGCAGCAATAGCCCGCACCCCGGCCGGGCGCCTCTGGAGCGTGAGAAGGACCGGGACGGCCTCGGAGCCATCCGGAGAGGCAGCTTTGTGGAGCGTTGTCAGGAAAGAGCCAAGTGCTCGGACACGGGTGGCCTGGACGCAGGGAGGCGGAGTTTAGCTGTGTGCAGTGAGCTCGAGGCTCGACTCGGCCTCAGAATCCCATCGTCGTTCTCCGCCCTGCAAGCGCCATGTTTGTCaacaccatcatcatcatcatcatcagctgCATCATCCATGAGAAGACCAGCTCCTGCAGCACCAAACACCGCTCCTTCACCGCTCAGTCCGGCCAGATCGCAAACGCCCACGTCTCCAAGACGACCCCTCACCTCTCCGACCAGCGAGACCCCGTCCAATGAGAATGTAGGTGGACAAGAAAGCCCCGCCTCTCCATCTTCCACCAGCCCCAAACCTCATATGAATGAAACCAGCTTCTGA
- the esrrd gene encoding estrogen-related receptor gamma, with protein MEFCLSENFQFLNQHNLLDPSTSDDPPSPTDAPVKADPLSPSFGLDSSATPFSPGSTSDSSGYSVFSRNPSLNPDSPVSSSSISSSSAPALFHPVGHTESLLSCDYIPSLNPGPKRLCLVCGDFASGYHYGVASCEACKAFFKRTIQGNIEYSCPVVNDCEITKRRRKSCQACRFQKCLRAGMMREGVRMDRVRGGRQKYKRRVDSALSLFTKTPYAHPSKSIRNKVISQLLVSEPAPLRAAPDPSTPDSDLKTLLTLCDLLNRELLVMIGWAKHIPGFTGLSLVDQMALLQSGWMETLVLNVVWRSQGSADELQFAENLRLNESQSRAAGLHDLYTALRHLTSKYQQMGLNQEEMLTLKAMSLANSDAENVEGADAVQCFQDALHEALQEYESGQRPSEPHRAGRLLMTLPLLRQTAHRAVRCFSRLHTEGHVPMHKLFLEMLDAKI; from the exons ATGGAGTTTTGCCTGAGTGAGAACTTCCAGTTTCTAAACCAGCACAA CCTTTTGGATCCGTCCACCTCTGATGACCCACCGTCCCCGACAGATGCACCAGTCAAAGCCGACCCGCTGAGCCCCTCGTTCGGCCTGGACAGCAGCGCGACCCCGTTCAGCCCCGGCAGCACGTCGGACAGCAGCGGCTACAGCGTGTTCTCCCGGAACCCGTCTCTGAACCCGGATTCCCCCGTCAGCTCCAGCTCCATCTCGAGCAGCAGCGCTCCGGCTCTCTTCCACCCCGTCGGTCACACAGAGTCCCTCCTCAGCTGCGACTACATCCCCTCGCTGAACCCCGGGCCCAAGCGCCTGTGTCTGGTCTGCGGGGACTTCGCGTCCGGCTACCACTACGGCGTGGCGTCCTGTGAGGCGTGCAAAGCCTTCTTCAAAAGAACCATTCAAG GAAACATTGAGTACAGTTGTCCTGTAGTGAATGACTGTGAGATCACCAAGAGACGGAGGAAGTCATGCCAAGCCTGCCGTTTCCAGAAGTGCCTGCGTGCCGGCATGATGAGAGAGG GTGTGCGCATGGACCGCGTGAGAGGAGGTCGACAGAAGTACAAGCGCAGAGTGGATTCAGCACTTTCTCTCTTCACCAAAACACCTTACGCACATCCAAGCAAATCAATCA GAAACAAAGTGATCTCTCAGCTGCTCGTGTCTGAACCGGCTCCTCTGAGAGCTGCCCCTGACCCCTCGACCCCTGACAGTGACCTTAAAACGCTGCTAACCTTATGTGACCTTTTAAACAGGGAGCTCCTGGTTATGATTGGCTGGGCAAAACACATACCAG GTTTCACTGGGCTCTCTTTGGTGGATCAGATGGCTTTGCTCCAGAGCGGCTGGATGGAGACGCTGGTGCTGAACGTGGTGTGGAGATCTCAGGGCTCGGCCGACGAGCTGCAGTTTGCGGAGAACCTGCGTCTGAACGAGAGCCAGAGCAGAGCCGCGGGACTGCACGATCTCTACACGGCCCTCAGACATCTCACCTCCAAATACCAACAGATGGGCCTGAACCAGGAGGAGATGCTCACGCTCAAAGCCATGTCTCTGGCCAACTCAg ACGCAGAGAACGTGGAGGGCGCAGACGCCGTGCAGTGTTTCCAGGACGCGCTCCACGAGGCCCTGCAGGAGTACGAGAGCGGCCAGCGGCCGTCCGAGCCTCATCGCGCCGGGAGGCTCCTCATGACGCTGCCGCTGCTGAGACAGACGGCCCACCGCGCCGTACGCTGCTTCAGCCGGCTGCACACGGAGGGCCACGTCCCCATGCACAAACTCTTCCTGGAGATGCTGGACGCCAAGATCTAG